In Paenibacillus algicola, a genomic segment contains:
- a CDS encoding ATP-binding protein, which produces MNSFLTTFLVNTAVLLTAAYLANLFYKYVLSRTSTFTMYFVSILLLILGGWACSFFGYRVSEDIIFDLRFVPLIIAVFGYPRAFPLVIIGTGIGLLRFTFGVNEAAVAGFVNLTLLGILSACLNVWFRRSHRSLYVKGFVVVAAVNVMNTINIAVFGVLPVEEFLRLVAVRTFPLGLMLSAGCALLFHEFYQELSRMRQLRIVNAELSRQKDALERAQLILEERAKELALASQYKSEFVANMSHELRTPLNSIINLAQLIHEGDEGKLPEGTMEYARLIHVSGYDLLNLVNDVLDLSKVEAGHLDITMEDINIREMIYMLHMSFEVTAAKQGLVFELELGEDVPERFISDPQRVNQIVRNLLSNAFKFTSEGSVRLTVRSERDGESDIEWLVVSVTDTGIGIPKNQQALIFEAFEQGDTSITRKYGGTGLGLSISRDLARLLNGFIEVVSSPAEGSTFSLYLPLRNPEKTL; this is translated from the coding sequence ATGAACTCGTTTTTAACGACATTTCTGGTAAATACGGCGGTGCTGCTTACGGCAGCGTATCTGGCTAATCTGTTTTATAAATATGTGCTCAGCCGTACCTCAACCTTTACGATGTATTTCGTTTCCATCCTGCTGCTTATTTTGGGAGGCTGGGCCTGCTCCTTTTTCGGGTATCGCGTCAGTGAGGACATCATCTTTGATCTGCGCTTTGTGCCTTTGATTATCGCGGTGTTCGGTTACCCCCGGGCTTTTCCGCTGGTCATCATCGGGACGGGGATCGGGCTGCTGCGGTTTACCTTTGGTGTGAATGAAGCCGCCGTGGCGGGTTTCGTTAATTTGACGCTGCTCGGTATATTAAGCGCTTGTCTGAATGTCTGGTTCCGGCGAAGCCACCGTTCGCTCTACGTGAAAGGCTTTGTGGTGGTGGCTGCCGTCAATGTGATGAATACGATCAATATAGCCGTGTTTGGCGTGCTTCCGGTAGAGGAATTTCTGCGCCTGGTCGCCGTCAGAACGTTCCCGCTGGGGCTGATGCTGAGCGCGGGCTGTGCGCTGCTATTTCATGAGTTTTATCAGGAGCTGAGCCGAATGAGACAGCTTCGAATCGTCAATGCCGAGCTATCCCGTCAAAAAGACGCGCTGGAGCGCGCACAGCTCATCCTGGAGGAGCGCGCCAAGGAGCTGGCGCTGGCGTCCCAATACAAAAGCGAGTTTGTTGCAAATATGTCGCATGAGCTGCGTACTCCGCTGAACAGCATCATCAACCTGGCCCAGCTGATTCACGAAGGCGATGAAGGCAAGCTGCCGGAGGGAACGATGGAATATGCACGGCTGATTCACGTATCAGGCTACGATCTGTTAAATCTCGTGAACGACGTGCTGGATTTATCCAAAGTAGAGGCAGGACATCTGGATATTACGATGGAGGATATCAACATCCGGGAAATGATATACATGCTTCATATGTCCTTTGAGGTAACGGCTGCGAAGCAGGGCCTTGTCTTTGAGCTGGAGCTGGGGGAGGACGTTCCGGAACGCTTTATCTCTGATCCGCAGAGGGTGAATCAGATTGTACGCAACCTGCTCTCCAATGCTTTTAAATTTACGTCGGAGGGCAGTGTAAGGCTGACGGTGAGATCTGAACGAGATGGGGAGTCTGACATCGAGTGGCTGGTCGTTTCTGTTACGGATACCGGTATTGGAATTCCAAAAAATCAGCAGGCCTTGATCTTTGAAGCGTTTGAGCAGGGCGACACCTCCATTACGCGGAAATATGGGGGCACCGGGCTCGGGCTGTCGATCAGCCGGGATCTGGCACGGCTGCTGAACGGCTTTATCGAGGTGGTCAGCAGCCCGGCAGAGGGGAGTACCTTTTCGCTGTATCTGCCGCTTCGCAATCCTGAAAAAACGCTATGA
- a CDS encoding MFS transporter: MKTSKECIPIKAVRVAYRPQRLTSRHRKHLLIANWEGVPAVTYQTLLGGPFLTGYLLYLGAESGMIGFVLAVTTFFNIIQILTAYLVQRLQYRKKAMIISTALNRILWGTTGLIPFVFDREWWIPVFLVLYSAAFIAGTVSGMLWTSVISDMVPAKVRGRYFGIRNTMLNALGAVVLFAGGLILDWYPGGKGFLILFAIAWVAMAANLPLFFLYPDPPFERSKETRFWPMVRKPLSDQPFIKSTLFLGGWLFLQTLVVPLYSYAMLDVLEISYSVVSMMTVSQTAVMMIGFYVWGNLNARFSNRTLLFWTLPLIAASSMAWGLLSVLPVIPVLLVSHMLLGAGVGGFNQLAFNFMIGDTPKGDRPMFIAMYSAITGVAAFLGPLIGGQVFKLLLDAPEWMQHYGFQLLVGVLMLLTAWLLGRRVLLGGKQAAL, encoded by the coding sequence TTGAAGACATCGAAGGAGTGTATCCCCATCAAGGCCGTAAGAGTTGCATACAGACCTCAGCGTCTTACCTCGCGTCACCGCAAGCACCTGCTCATTGCCAACTGGGAGGGTGTGCCTGCCGTAACGTACCAGACGCTGCTGGGAGGTCCGTTCCTGACGGGCTATCTGCTTTACCTGGGAGCGGAGTCCGGCATGATCGGCTTCGTCCTCGCCGTGACGACTTTTTTCAATATTATTCAGATTCTGACGGCTTATCTCGTTCAGCGCCTGCAGTACCGCAAGAAGGCAATGATCATCTCGACGGCTCTGAACCGTATTTTGTGGGGAACGACGGGACTAATCCCGTTTGTGTTTGACCGAGAGTGGTGGATCCCGGTGTTTCTCGTGCTCTATTCTGCTGCGTTTATCGCCGGGACGGTCTCGGGCATGCTATGGACCTCGGTGATCAGTGACATGGTGCCTGCCAAGGTTCGAGGCCGGTATTTCGGCATTCGCAACACGATGCTGAACGCCCTGGGTGCAGTGGTGCTGTTCGCAGGCGGCCTGATTCTGGACTGGTATCCGGGCGGCAAGGGCTTTCTGATTCTATTCGCGATTGCCTGGGTGGCAATGGCGGCGAATCTTCCGCTGTTCTTTCTGTATCCGGATCCGCCGTTTGAGCGCTCGAAGGAAACCCGGTTCTGGCCGATGGTGCGCAAGCCGCTGTCAGATCAGCCCTTTATAAAATCGACACTGTTTCTCGGCGGCTGGCTGTTTCTGCAGACGCTGGTGGTGCCGCTGTATTCCTATGCCATGCTGGATGTGCTGGAGATCAGCTACTCCGTCGTGTCCATGATGACGGTATCCCAGACCGCTGTGATGATGATTGGCTTCTACGTCTGGGGCAATTTGAATGCTCGATTCTCCAACCGGACGCTGCTCTTCTGGACGCTGCCGCTGATCGCGGCCTCCTCAATGGCATGGGGTCTGCTCTCCGTGCTGCCGGTCATTCCGGTGCTGCTGGTGTCGCATATGCTGCTGGGCGCAGGCGTCGGCGGCTTCAACCAGCTGGCCTTTAATTTTATGATTGGGGATACGCCAAAAGGGGATCGCCCCATGTTCATTGCCATGTATTCGGCCATTACCGGCGTGGCTGCATTTCTGGGGCCGCTGATTGGCGGCCAGGTGTTCAAGCTGCTGCTGGATGCGCCTGAATGGATGCAGCATTACGGATTTCAGCTGCTGGTTGGGGTGCTCATGCTGCTGACGGCATGGCTGCTGGGACGAAGAGTGCTGCTCGGCGGAAAGCAGGCGGCCTTATAA
- a CDS encoding oxidoreductase, translating into MGITSLVMGATGLVGQEVTRQLLASDTVEEVRILVRREPDYKHPKLNVILVDWDELPRYKKAFEGVDQVFSCLGTTIKKAGSQEAFRKVDEEYVLSGAALALESGVPQFLAVSSMGASRSSKAFYSRVKGEVEEALSHLPFQGVHLFRPSLLLGDRSERRLGEDVASVLMRRLDFLFRGKLAPYRAVPASKVARAMVNISFSQTRGTHVYPNDVIHVLGDDTIQEQ; encoded by the coding sequence ATGGGAATAACGTCTCTCGTAATGGGAGCGACAGGCCTTGTAGGACAAGAGGTCACGCGGCAGCTCTTAGCAAGTGACACCGTCGAAGAGGTTCGTATTCTGGTCCGCCGCGAGCCGGATTACAAGCATCCCAAGCTGAACGTGATCCTTGTAGACTGGGATGAGCTGCCAAGGTACAAGAAGGCTTTTGAAGGCGTGGATCAGGTATTCAGCTGTCTTGGAACCACGATCAAGAAAGCGGGCTCTCAAGAGGCATTCCGTAAGGTGGACGAGGAGTATGTCCTCTCTGGCGCCGCTTTGGCGTTGGAGAGTGGAGTGCCGCAATTTCTGGCCGTAAGCAGTATGGGGGCAAGCCGCTCCTCCAAAGCGTTCTATAGCCGGGTCAAGGGTGAAGTCGAGGAGGCGTTGTCACACCTCCCATTTCAAGGCGTACATCTGTTTCGTCCCTCGCTGCTGCTGGGGGATCGGAGTGAGCGCCGTTTGGGTGAGGACGTGGCTTCTGTACTCATGCGCCGTCTGGATTTCCTGTTTCGCGGGAAGCTGGCCCCGTACCGGGCCGTTCCTGCTTCGAAGGTCGCCCGGGCCATGGTGAACATTTCCTTCAGTCAGACGCGCGGGACCCATGTGTATCCGAATGATGTGATTCATGTCCTCGGGGATGATACAATACAAGAGCAGTAA
- a CDS encoding RidA family protein, with protein MGKNIISTSKAPGAIGPYSQAIEVGGVIYTSGQLGLDPSSGQFAEGITEQTRTALQNVKAILEEAGAGLEHVFKTTVFLKDMNDFAAMNEVYGSFFQEPYPARSAVEVARLPKDGLVEIEVIAKVKE; from the coding sequence ATGGGCAAAAACATAATCAGCACGAGCAAAGCGCCAGGGGCCATCGGTCCATACAGCCAGGCCATAGAGGTCGGAGGCGTAATCTACACTTCAGGTCAGCTGGGCCTCGATCCTAGTAGCGGCCAGTTTGCTGAAGGCATCACCGAACAGACCAGAACGGCGCTTCAGAATGTAAAAGCGATTCTGGAAGAAGCCGGAGCCGGCCTGGAGCACGTGTTCAAAACGACGGTGTTTCTGAAGGATATGAACGACTTCGCGGCGATGAATGAAGTGTACGGCAGCTTCTTTCAAGAGCCGTATCCGGCGCGCAGCGCCGTGGAGGTAGCTCGTCTGCCGAAGGATGGCTTGGTCGAGATCGAGGTTATTGCGAAGGTGAAGGAATAA
- a CDS encoding tryptophan-rich sensory protein, whose amino-acid sequence MQTKNPYRWWNLIAFIATIAVNYLANALPLGGRNTREISDQFYIYMTPASYAFTIWSVIYVLLAGFIIYQLRSSTGSRDSVLDIGPWFIISSALNIAWLFLWHHLYIEWSVLVMLLLLASLFIIHRKTRILRPTIGEALLIKLPFSLYLGWICAASLVNIGTLIYKNEWSPFGLSQLGWSIALLCIGALLVIAISFPTRDWVLPLVFVWALIAIAVEHREEDVLMVTAFGLAAAIFLYAVYLFIFRRHRSS is encoded by the coding sequence ATGCAAACAAAAAATCCTTACCGCTGGTGGAACCTGATTGCCTTTATCGCCACGATCGCGGTCAACTATCTGGCCAACGCTCTGCCGCTGGGCGGACGCAACACCCGGGAAATTTCCGATCAATTCTACATTTACATGACCCCGGCAAGCTACGCGTTTACGATCTGGTCGGTCATTTATGTGCTGCTGGCGGGGTTTATCATCTATCAGCTGCGCAGCAGCACGGGCTCCAGGGACTCGGTGCTTGATATTGGCCCCTGGTTTATAATAAGCAGTGCTTTGAATATTGCCTGGTTGTTTTTGTGGCACCATTTGTATATCGAGTGGTCGGTACTGGTCATGCTGCTGCTGCTGGCATCCCTCTTTATCATTCACCGCAAAACCCGTATTCTGCGGCCCACCATCGGGGAAGCCCTGCTGATCAAGCTGCCGTTCAGCCTTTACCTGGGCTGGATCTGTGCCGCTTCTCTCGTTAATATCGGTACTCTGATTTACAAGAACGAATGGTCTCCATTCGGCTTGTCCCAGCTTGGCTGGAGCATTGCCCTGCTCTGCATCGGCGCGCTTCTCGTCATTGCAATCAGTTTCCCTACGAGGGACTGGGTGCTGCCGCTTGTATTCGTCTGGGCCTTGATTGCTATTGCCGTAGAGCATCGCGAGGAAGATGTTCTCATGGTCACGGCTTTTGGGCTGGCAGCTGCCATTTTCTTGTACGCTGTGTACCTGTTTATATTCAGAAGACATCGTTCTTCATAA
- a CDS encoding DEAD/DEAH box helicase, whose amino-acid sequence MNQPLYGVWLGDVFFCFSGEMSEPKVDAWRRTVKKIQLPDGSRPFAAAVLRLAEMRFPSVLAENGRRSDRKSLGGRTLEGLALQPLDALQFLLTLDADIYKQQGLDLGEEMTYWAVAAAFAQELLQQGQIAPGTAELPLSGRRRSVTTRMLKAVWKPQLTGKAADVFLKLAASMPPIGYGAPAALAGSEPASREEAGATVLYSFLSALLDAEGREAVRTAGSRLSRYLRDYRRGRSPLSELWWNSLLTIHRDIPLQGAVEEMEELAREVEETGQTAMPQIQGEELPPEQGTLALQLRLEPPLQEGEEQWRISFWAGSRQDEGLLLPARAIWQGEEQDRLLRGLVYPGIREQLLLELGRAAELSPECREGLKGPAPEGCSLPLDGLRLFLKQSVPKLNKGGIKVQMPSRWSREGKKRAGLSLKMNLDSSMGGDKPAPVLGMHQLVSFEVSAAVGGLRLSRHELAALAEANMPYVQFRGEWIEVDLKEINQVLRFMKRHEQGEMELSEWIHLTAELDEDRLWKGLFIEEVESAGLLSSLLSGDGVKKVPLRPVPGELQGQLRPYQVKGYQWLSLMRELGFGVCLADDMGLGKTVQVITCLLDRPQGLGGAAGWQQLQEDGGTSAQTDAAADRSPVLIVCPTSLLGNWHRELQRFAPRLSIYTHHGTRRLRGAAFEQEAMSCDIVLTTYHLAGRDGPELSAISWSSVILDEAQYIKNYRTKQAQSVMKLSAPHRVAMTGTPVENRLAELWSIFQFLNPGYLGTFHAFRQRYVLGEGQQERLRELHRLVSPFMLRRLKSDPDIQKDLPEKLELKSYCRLTEVQGALYQAVVDEMVGQLGASTGIARKGLVLSSLTKLKQICDHPVLFQGEEGRPLRSEQSGKMERLLEILDSIADVGESALIFTQYVGMGSLLVKLLEKRYGEAPSFLHGGVPKKDRDEMIRSFQEGEGSRVFVLSLKAGGVGLNLTRANHVIHYDRWWNPAVENQATDRAFRIGQYKNVQVHKLICQGTLEERIDELIEQKKSLSEQVVGSGETWLTEMSDKELQQLIELQSQDWM is encoded by the coding sequence ATGAATCAACCGCTGTATGGCGTATGGCTTGGAGATGTGTTTTTTTGTTTCTCCGGCGAAATGTCGGAGCCTAAGGTGGATGCCTGGAGAAGAACCGTGAAAAAAATACAGCTGCCTGACGGCAGCCGCCCTTTTGCTGCGGCTGTGCTCAGGCTGGCGGAAATGCGCTTTCCTTCCGTTCTGGCGGAGAATGGACGGCGGAGCGATCGGAAAAGCCTGGGTGGAAGAACGCTGGAGGGCTTGGCGCTGCAGCCGCTGGATGCGCTGCAGTTTCTGCTGACCCTGGATGCTGATATATATAAACAGCAAGGCCTGGATTTGGGTGAAGAAATGACGTACTGGGCAGTCGCTGCGGCGTTTGCACAGGAGCTGCTGCAGCAAGGGCAGATTGCGCCGGGAACGGCGGAGCTTCCGCTGAGCGGCAGACGCCGGAGCGTAACGACGCGGATGCTAAAAGCGGTTTGGAAGCCTCAGCTGACGGGGAAAGCGGCAGATGTGTTTCTGAAGCTGGCCGCCAGTATGCCGCCGATCGGCTACGGTGCTCCGGCGGCGCTGGCCGGCAGTGAGCCTGCCAGCCGGGAAGAGGCGGGAGCGACCGTGCTCTATTCTTTCTTGTCCGCGTTATTGGATGCTGAAGGCCGAGAAGCTGTTCGGACAGCCGGCAGCCGACTGTCCCGATATTTGAGGGATTACCGGCGCGGACGTTCGCCGCTCAGTGAGCTGTGGTGGAATAGCCTGCTGACGATCCACCGGGACATTCCGCTTCAGGGCGCTGTAGAAGAAATGGAAGAGCTGGCTCGCGAAGTCGAGGAAACGGGACAGACTGCGATGCCGCAGATCCAGGGAGAAGAGCTGCCGCCGGAGCAGGGGACGCTTGCACTTCAGCTTCGCCTGGAGCCTCCGCTTCAGGAAGGAGAAGAGCAGTGGCGAATTTCGTTCTGGGCCGGCAGCCGGCAGGATGAAGGCCTGCTGCTGCCCGCCAGAGCGATCTGGCAGGGGGAGGAGCAGGATCGTTTACTGCGCGGCTTGGTCTATCCCGGCATTCGGGAGCAGCTGCTGCTGGAGCTGGGGCGGGCGGCAGAGCTGTCTCCAGAATGCCGTGAAGGGTTGAAAGGCCCGGCTCCAGAAGGCTGTTCTCTGCCTCTTGACGGGCTGCGATTGTTTCTGAAGCAGTCGGTACCGAAGCTGAACAAAGGAGGCATCAAGGTTCAGATGCCTTCACGCTGGAGCCGGGAAGGCAAGAAACGGGCCGGACTCTCTCTCAAAATGAATCTGGACAGCTCTATGGGAGGCGATAAGCCGGCACCGGTGCTGGGCATGCATCAGCTCGTGTCCTTTGAAGTGTCAGCGGCTGTAGGCGGGCTGCGCCTCTCCCGTCACGAGCTTGCGGCGCTTGCCGAAGCTAACATGCCCTATGTACAATTCCGGGGCGAGTGGATTGAGGTAGACCTGAAGGAGATCAATCAGGTGCTGCGCTTTATGAAGCGGCATGAACAGGGCGAAATGGAGCTGTCGGAATGGATTCACCTTACCGCAGAGCTGGACGAAGACCGGCTGTGGAAGGGACTGTTTATCGAAGAGGTCGAGAGCGCAGGCCTGCTGTCTTCGCTGTTGTCCGGTGACGGGGTCAAAAAGGTGCCGCTGCGCCCTGTACCGGGAGAGCTTCAGGGACAGCTGCGGCCGTATCAGGTGAAGGGCTATCAATGGCTCAGCCTGATGCGGGAGCTGGGCTTCGGCGTCTGCCTTGCGGATGATATGGGGCTCGGTAAGACCGTTCAGGTGATTACCTGCCTGCTGGACCGGCCGCAAGGGCTCGGCGGAGCTGCGGGCTGGCAGCAGCTGCAGGAGGATGGCGGGACTTCCGCTCAGACCGATGCGGCGGCAGACCGGAGCCCCGTGCTCATCGTCTGCCCGACCTCTCTCCTTGGCAACTGGCATCGGGAGCTGCAGCGCTTTGCCCCGAGGCTGAGTATTTATACGCATCACGGCACCCGAAGGCTGCGCGGTGCAGCATTTGAGCAGGAGGCCATGAGCTGCGATATCGTGCTGACGACGTATCATCTGGCAGGGCGGGACGGTCCGGAGCTATCGGCCATTTCGTGGTCAAGTGTGATTTTGGATGAGGCGCAGTACATTAAGAATTACCGCACGAAGCAGGCCCAGAGCGTGATGAAGCTCTCCGCCCCCCACCGGGTGGCAATGACCGGAACGCCGGTTGAGAATCGGCTGGCAGAGCTATGGTCGATTTTTCAATTTCTGAATCCCGGTTATCTGGGTACCTTTCATGCGTTCCGTCAGCGGTATGTGCTGGGCGAAGGACAGCAGGAGCGGCTGCGTGAGCTGCACCGCCTGGTCTCTCCGTTCATGCTGCGGCGCCTGAAGAGTGATCCTGATATCCAGAAGGATCTTCCGGAGAAGCTGGAGCTGAAGTCGTATTGCCGGCTGACCGAGGTGCAAGGAGCGCTGTATCAGGCTGTCGTGGACGAAATGGTTGGCCAGCTCGGTGCAAGCACGGGTATTGCCCGCAAGGGACTGGTGCTGTCCTCGCTCACCAAGCTGAAGCAGATTTGTGATCATCCCGTGCTGTTTCAGGGAGAAGAGGGCAGGCCGCTGCGCAGTGAGCAGTCGGGGAAGATGGAGCGGCTGCTGGAAATTCTGGACAGCATTGCGGATGTGGGGGAATCGGCGCTTATTTTTACCCAGTATGTCGGGATGGGGTCGCTGCTCGTGAAGCTGCTGGAGAAGCGCTATGGTGAGGCTCCGTCCTTCCTCCACGGCGGCGTTCCCAAAAAGGACCGGGATGAGATGATACGCAGCTTTCAGGAAGGGGAGGGCTCGCGCGTATTCGTGCTCTCCTTGAAGGCAGGCGGAGTCGGTTTGAATCTGACCCGTGCGAACCATGTCATTCACTACGACCGCTGGTGGAATCCGGCGGTGGAGAATCAGGCGACAGACCGGGCATTCCGGATTGGACAGTACAAGAATGTCCAGGTGCACAAGCTGATCTGCCAAGGCACACTGGAGGAGCGGATTGATGAGCTCATTGAGCAGAAGAAATCTCTCTCGGAGCAGGTTGTGGGCTCAGGTGAAACGTGGCTGACCGAAATGTCGGATAAGGAGCTTCAGCAATTAATTGAGCTGCAAAGCCAGGACTGGATGTAA
- a CDS encoding M15 family metallopeptidase: protein MNIQAGARRASLLLGCMILTGALLSGCKSEGSGSAEGSSLQTQYNQQPPAEIKDAAPQEEGAREDLQAASPEETPSGSAENPQQEAAESPGTEAAPDPQTDPQADRQPGEETDHVTAMRIEQALQATVREQSGQWIVTNESSPAVVVNKQRSLPEGYEPADLREPKVPFSFSEPHEKRLMRTEAAAALEELFAAAEKDGMELRAISGYRSYERQQSVYQNHVRTKGEAEAARISALPGTSEHQTGLAMDVSSPSAGNELSAAFGETAEGKWLAQHAPEYGFIIRYPQGEEDVTGYVYEPWHLRYVGKDLALDIAESGLTLEEYLDADFIKL, encoded by the coding sequence ATGAATATACAAGCAGGAGCCCGCAGGGCAAGTCTTTTGCTGGGCTGCATGATACTCACCGGAGCCCTGTTATCCGGCTGCAAGTCAGAAGGATCAGGCAGCGCCGAAGGGTCGAGCCTGCAGACTCAGTATAATCAACAGCCTCCAGCAGAGATAAAGGACGCCGCTCCGCAAGAAGAAGGAGCGCGAGAAGATCTCCAAGCAGCATCTCCGGAGGAGACACCATCCGGCTCTGCAGAGAATCCGCAGCAGGAGGCGGCAGAGAGTCCGGGTACGGAAGCAGCTCCGGACCCGCAGACAGATCCGCAAGCAGATCGACAGCCCGGCGAGGAGACAGATCATGTGACGGCCATGCGTATCGAGCAAGCGCTGCAGGCGACGGTGCGTGAGCAGAGCGGGCAGTGGATCGTCACCAATGAGAGCTCCCCCGCCGTAGTGGTGAACAAGCAGCGCAGCCTGCCGGAAGGCTACGAGCCTGCGGATTTGAGGGAGCCGAAGGTGCCGTTTTCTTTCAGTGAGCCCCATGAGAAGCGTCTGATGCGCACCGAGGCGGCTGCGGCACTGGAGGAGCTGTTTGCCGCTGCAGAGAAGGACGGCATGGAGCTCCGTGCCATTTCCGGCTACCGCTCCTACGAGCGTCAGCAATCCGTGTATCAGAACCATGTCCGCACCAAGGGCGAAGCTGAAGCCGCCAGAATCAGTGCGCTCCCCGGAACGAGCGAGCACCAGACGGGGCTTGCGATGGATGTTTCTTCTCCGAGTGCCGGCAATGAGCTCAGCGCTGCGTTTGGCGAGACCGCCGAAGGGAAGTGGCTGGCACAGCATGCGCCGGAGTATGGCTTTATCATCCGCTATCCTCAGGGCGAAGAGGACGTAACCGGCTATGTATACGAGCCCTGGCACCTTCGCTATGTAGGCAAAGACCTTGCTCTGGACATAGCCGAGAGCGGATTGACGCTGGAGGAGTATCTTGACGCGGATTTCATCAAGCTGTAA
- a CDS encoding zinc ribbon domain-containing protein, whose amino-acid sequence MNILQRLKDGANKATEKAQHVVEINKLNSRISEIEQQKNSYYTEMGKVFYEGYRSQDMSLAEKEMVSLAKACDELEEQIYSLRGRIAVMKNERLCQCGRTVPLDVNFCPYCGSKQEGRKPSYEVRRTERTQDSVYEDAAEESLYREETAAAERNPDEGYKYRAGKDEKEQAQDQNLEEDDEYSFGTEYEDYGPDEDSYEPEEEHVRRQQEEKGRERRHLEELERERERQLELDRRIRFWQENNQSRDAAAAEGLDRDTVKCQICSGDLTKGSKWCPRCGAEQI is encoded by the coding sequence ATGAATATTTTGCAGAGGCTGAAGGACGGTGCGAACAAAGCGACCGAAAAAGCTCAGCATGTCGTCGAGATCAATAAGCTGAACAGCCGGATTTCGGAGATTGAACAGCAGAAGAACAGCTATTATACCGAGATGGGGAAGGTTTTTTATGAAGGCTACCGTTCCCAGGATATGAGTCTTGCGGAGAAGGAAATGGTCAGCCTGGCCAAAGCGTGCGATGAGCTGGAGGAGCAGATTTACAGCTTGCGCGGACGAATCGCCGTTATGAAAAATGAGCGCCTCTGTCAGTGCGGCCGTACCGTACCGCTGGACGTTAACTTCTGTCCGTATTGCGGCAGCAAGCAGGAAGGCCGCAAGCCGTCCTATGAGGTGCGGCGTACAGAACGGACTCAGGACAGCGTGTATGAGGACGCTGCAGAAGAGTCACTGTACCGGGAAGAAACGGCAGCGGCGGAGCGCAATCCGGACGAAGGCTACAAGTATCGTGCTGGCAAGGATGAGAAGGAGCAGGCCCAGGACCAAAACCTTGAAGAGGACGATGAGTACTCTTTTGGAACGGAATACGAGGATTACGGCCCCGACGAGGATTCCTACGAACCGGAGGAAGAGCATGTGCGCCGGCAGCAGGAGGAGAAGGGACGGGAACGCCGTCATCTGGAGGAGCTGGAGCGGGAGAGAGAGCGTCAGCTGGAGCTGGATCGCAGAATCCGCTTCTGGCAGGAGAACAATCAGAGCCGGGATGCGGCTGCGGCAGAGGGCTTGGACAGAGATACGGTGAAATGCCAGATCTGCAGCGGCGATCTCACGAAAGGCTCGAAGTGGTGTCCGCGGTGCGGCGCCGAGCAAATTTGA
- a CDS encoding TrmB family transcriptional regulator gives MEQLLHHLRSLGFTEIESKIIVELARHGPAGGYEIAKRLGASRSNVYAAMQRLERQGALLKEPGEPARYKALRPEELTRLISERVESSLAFVEKILPRPDGVQDSFTQSDGDKAVLEQAARQLAGARQEIVVDLWREEAALLQKELAAAESRGVRVLWACESSEQGISRTLAWPGWKGTQERKRGGRKFSLVVDRAWCMIGMRGGELDTSALVTTHPVMVELLLSQFSQELVLFELEQDMGKELEERYGAHFDVIQKEYLSPESEDELGIEAMKGNDRPASQKETG, from the coding sequence ATGGAACAGTTACTGCATCATCTGCGCAGCCTCGGTTTTACCGAGATTGAATCCAAAATCATCGTGGAGCTGGCTCGCCACGGCCCGGCGGGGGGGTACGAGATTGCGAAGCGGCTGGGCGCATCCCGCTCGAATGTGTATGCGGCCATGCAGCGTCTGGAGCGTCAGGGCGCGCTGCTGAAGGAGCCGGGAGAGCCGGCCCGTTACAAAGCGCTGCGTCCGGAGGAGCTGACCCGGCTCATTTCCGAGCGGGTGGAGTCGTCGCTTGCTTTTGTAGAGAAGATTTTGCCCCGTCCGGACGGTGTCCAGGACTCTTTTACCCAAAGCGACGGCGACAAGGCGGTATTGGAGCAGGCCGCCCGGCAGCTGGCAGGGGCTAGACAGGAGATCGTGGTGGATTTGTGGCGTGAGGAAGCAGCGCTGCTGCAGAAGGAGCTTGCTGCTGCGGAATCCCGCGGTGTCCGCGTGCTGTGGGCATGCGAGAGCAGCGAGCAGGGGATCTCACGCACCCTGGCCTGGCCGGGCTGGAAGGGGACCCAGGAGCGCAAAAGAGGCGGCCGCAAGTTCTCGCTGGTTGTGGACCGCGCCTGGTGCATGATTGGCATGAGAGGGGGCGAGCTGGACACCAGCGCGCTCGTCACTACGCATCCCGTTATGGTGGAGCTGCTCTTGAGCCAGTTCTCGCAGGAGCTGGTGCTGTTCGAGCTGGAGCAGGATATGGGCAAGGAGCTTGAGGAGCGCTATGGTGCTCATTTTGATGTCATTCAGAAGGAGTATCTGAGCCCGGAGTCCGAGGATGAGTTGGGCATTGAAGCCATGAAAGGAAATGACCGGCCTGCCAGTCAAAAAGAGACCGGATAA